The Arctopsyche grandis isolate Sample6627 chromosome 10, ASM5162203v2, whole genome shotgun sequence genome window below encodes:
- the LOC143918119 gene encoding uncharacterized protein LOC143918119 produces MIRRGSFILVTLLLAYNIKEANSQLEAIRDFIQINIAGVPVLHQQSQWEFDPDISLKRRALWEEVNGIKGEKLIDRLGLGMDGKEAERREQHRIKDNGHLGGLNYFQP; encoded by the coding sequence atcCTTGTTACTTTACTTCTAGCTTACAATATTAAAGAGGCAAATTCTCAATTAGAAGCCATACgagattttattcaaataaatattgctGGAGTGCCAGTATTGCACCAACAATCGCAATGGGAATTTGATCCAGACATTTCTCTGAAAAGACGAGCTCTGTGGGAAGAAGTAAACGGCATAAAGGGAGAAAAGTTGATCGATAGACTTGGATTGGGAATGGATGGCAAAGAAGCCGAACGGAGAGAGCAGCATCGAATTAAAGACAACGGCCATTTAGGAGGACTCAACTATTTTCAACCGTAG